A single Phoenix dactylifera cultivar Barhee BC4 chromosome 1, palm_55x_up_171113_PBpolish2nd_filt_p, whole genome shotgun sequence DNA region contains:
- the LOC120110830 gene encoding uncharacterized protein LOC120110830 isoform X2, which yields MDVDQNSIPKDLRSLPLNRAANPHCLASRQIFSPPSDPFPNPPPHWAPTSAPNPPSSAAAVTPPTSSPPSSSAVSAGSAEGNSYSNKKVKFLCSFGGKILLRSSDGSLRYVGGHTRIISVRKDVSFAELMSKMYEVFGGPAVVKYQLPDEDLDALISVSCPEDLVNMMEEYDKLTSASPDGSAKLRVFLFPPSESADLSANLAADDTRQGYVEAVSRVTADGGGSGSGMWRKGSVASAGSSTQNSDGTIGGEAGENANEGTSPSLLSPTVRASNVDASKSVYVGETHPAVSPDAPGLLGVNVSVPGLGVPAQNPTLVRPEQSPLAPYVPQAAYLEPHQLQYINPQQLGMMGAPQSVNLASVAMHPYAPGVSITTSPPVSQGGSLKPIQAMVEPSLERPYGRRAAQAPCDQKYKAFQPLSQLPPLPPSYLPAQNTEMYGQAVPPPLPFLALRSEDCYMCQKSLPHVHSSTLIQDCGNGSQGSTPESSPMFYSQPSEDARRQRALHSATRASGDNLVEPRAQSSAAISQLGGYGFPQIPEAQYASEKSGVQKVDNLDPMRILGNTGAIGLSGDTQASSEMLSGTPSRSHIEDRFQWWWQQQQQQSWQTLQSPQYPVKQDVITSAPGIDASAVKNGNVQAAEPVMWDYVTGHSHDYGRPIDGRMEALYLSPSKNLETNDQGKAFVHSSDAKIDGPPLAVENGCKVRPQPGENALFIGNDFVNSGFVSKGNCAKPIEHFPFTTSDATYLDNHQPAGTSQVPNIVGNHGPFPHNLGVGIEHPISNGQFLGMPAYSTGMTPAYSDNNIIPLADWKDEAIQLHSKDMPNYFAPPPIGSIPFPSLNATSHTEHVEAFQEPSSPDSLFSNQDPWKVLGGALPPRPNKVASRESLVLKDPRDENHLGKNNGSNAVALLDEGNLHRPLDSPNKDLCQEPVRLTKGSREEHIKQQLQAVAEGVAASVLQSSLPPVSGFVAHEVKESTPEFDKGEAVEDDVGSQGEVVDQKIEVDKINPVVQITEDIGHLQIIKNSDLEELRELGSGTFGTVYHGKWRGSDVAIKRINDRCFAGKPSEEERMRADFWNEAHKLADLHHPNVLAFYGVVLDGPGGSVATVTEYMVNGSLRQALQGNDRTLDRRKRLLIAMDVAFGMEYLHGKNIVHFDLKSDNLLVNLRDPERPICKVGDLGLSKVKCRTLISGGVRGTLPWMAPELLNGSSSCVSEKVDVFSFGIVMWELLTGEEPYADLHYGAIIGGIVSNTLRPPVPETCDPEWRKLMEQCWSAEPSERPTFTEIANRLRSMAASLSHKG from the exons ATGGACGTCGACCAAAACTCCATCCCCAAAGATCTCCGCTCCCTGCCCCTCAATCGCGCGGCCAATCCTCACTGCCTCGCCTCCCGCCAAATCTTCTCTCCCCCATCTGACCCCTTCCCCAACCCTCCTCCTCACTGGGCCCCCACCTCCGCCCCCAATCCCccatcctccgccgccgccgtcacTCCCCCTACTTCCtcacctccttcctcctccgccgTCTCCGCCGGTTCCGCTGAAGGTAACTCCTACTCCAACAAAAAGGTCAAGTTTTTATGCAGCTTCGGCGGCAAGATCCTCCTCCGATCCAGCGACGGCTCCCTCCGCTACGTCGGCGGTCACACCCGCATCATCTCCGTCCGAAAGGATGTGTCTTTCGCGGAACTCATGAGCAAGATGTACGAGGTTTTCGGCGGTCCCGCTGTTGTCAAGTACCAGCTTCCCGACGAGGATCTTGATGCCCTTATCTCCGTCTCCTGCCCCGAGGACCTTGTTAATATGATGGAGGAGTATGACAAGCTCACCTCCGCCTCGCCTGACGGCTCCGCGAAACTCCGTGTCTTCCTCTTCCCCCCGTCCGAGTCCGCGGACCTCTCTGCAAACCTCGCCGCAGATGACACCCGACAGGGGTATGTCGAGGCAGTCAGTAGGGTCACTGCCGATGGTGGTGGCAGCGGAAGCGGAATGTGGAGAAAGGGGAGTGTCGCGAGTGCTGGTTCCTCCACCCAGAATTCCGACGGCACCATTGGGGGCGAGGCTGGGGAGAACGCCAATGAAGGTACGTCGCCCTCACTTCTTTCCCCTACTGTTCGTGCATCTAATGTTGACGCTTCGAAGTCAGTATATGTGGGCGAAACCCATCCGGCCGTGTCTCCGGATGCCCCGGGGCTTCTGGGGGTTAATGTGTCAGTGCCGGGATTGGGCGTTCCTGCTCAAAATCCAACCttagttcggccggagcagtctCCTTTGGCACCGTATGTGCCGCAGGCAGCTTACTTAGAACCTCACCAACTTCAATACATAAATCCTCAGCAATTGGGAATGATGGGAGCGCCGCAATCGGTAAATTTAGCTTCTGTCGCGATGCATCCTTATGCGCCCGGTGTGTCCATCACCACATCCCCTCCGGTTTCTCAAGGTGGTAGCTTGAAACCAATCCAAGCAATGGTGGAGCCTAGCTTGGAGAGACCATATGGAAGAAGAGCTGCGCAGGCTCCCTGTGATCAGAAATATAAGGCTTTCCAGCCTTTGTCACAGCTCCCACCTTTGCCCCCTTCATACCTGCCGGCACAGAATACGGAGATGTATGGGCAGGCGGTGCCCCCTCCACTGCCGTTTCTGGCATTGAGATCAGAAGATTGCTATATGTGCCAGAAATCTCTGCCCCATGTCCATTCTAGTACACTAATACAGGACTGTGGGAATGGGTCCCAAGGAAGCACCCCTGAGAGTAGCCCAATGTTTTACAGTCAACCATCGGAGGATGCAAGGAGGCAGCGGGCTCTGCATTCAGCTACTAGAGCTTCAGGTGACAATTTGGTGGAACCCAGAGCACAGAGCTCGGCTGCCATAAGTCAGTTAGGGGGTTATGGCTTTCCTCAGATTCCTGAGGCACAATATGCCAGTGAGAAGTCAGGTGTTCAGAAGGTGGATAATCTTGATCCTATGAGAATTTTGGGTAACACTGGTGCAATTGGCTTATCAGGTGATACACAAGCATCCAGTGAAATGTTGTCGGGCACTCCTTCCCGATCTCATATTGAGGACCGTTTTCAGTGGTggtggcagcagcagcagcaacagtcATGGCAGACTTTGCAATCACCTCAGTATCCAGTCAAGCAGGATGTCATCACCAGTGCTCCTGGTATTGATGCTAGTGCTGTTAAAAATGGAAATGTTCAGGCAGCGGAACCTGTGATGTGGGACTATGTGACTGGACACTCACATGACTATGGTAGACCTATTGATGGGAGGATGGAGGCTCTTTATTTAAGTCCGTCCAAGAATTTGGAAACTAATGATCAGGGGAAAGCCTTTGTACACTCTAGTGATGCAAAAATTGATGGCCCACCACTGGCTGTAGAGAATGGTTGTAAAGTCAGACCTCAACCTGGAGAGAATGCTTTGTTTATTGGTAATGACTTCGTGAATTCTGGATTTGTTTCCAAGGGAAATTGTGCTAAACCAATTGAGCATTTTCCATTTACCACTTCGGATGCGACTTACTTGGACAATCATCAACCTGCTGGCACTAGCCAAGTGCCAAACATCGTAGGAAACCACGGGCCCTTCCCTCACAATCTTGGAGTAGGGATTGAGCATCCAATATCTAATGGACAGTTCCTTGGGATGCCTGCATACTCCACTGGTATGACCCCTGCTTACAGTGATAATAACATTATCCCTCTTGCTGATTGGAAAGATGAGGCCATTCAACTTCACTCCAAGGATATGCCCAATTACTTTGCTCCTCCTCCAATTGGTAGTATACCATTTCCATCATTGAATGCAACTAGCCACACTGAGCATgtggaagcttttcaagaaccatCTTCGCCGGATTCACTTTTCAGCAACCAGGATCCTTGGAAAGTATTAGGGGGTGCATTGCCTCCAAGACCCAACAAGGTAGCTAGTAGGGAGTCTCTTGTCCTGAAGGATCCACGCGATGAAAACCATTTGGGAAAGAACAATGGGTCAAATGCTGTTGCATTACTAGATGAAGGTAATCTTCACCGCCCACTGGATTCACCAAACAAGGACTTGTGCCAAGAACCTGTTCGACTCACAAAAG GCTCAAGAGAGGAGCACATAAAGCAACAGCTCCAAGCTGTTGCTGAGGGTGTAGCAGCATCAGTTCTCCAGTCATCTTTACCTCCTGTGTCTGGGTTCGTTGCTCATGAAGTGAAGGAATCAACACCTGAATTCGACAAAGGAGAGGCTGTTGAGGATGATGTAGGATCACAAGGAGAAGTAGTTGATCAAAAAATTGAG GTGGACAAAATAAATCCTGTTGTTCAGATTACAGAGGACATCGGGCACCTGCAG ATAATAAAAAATAGTGATCTTGAAGAGCTGAGAGAACTTGGTTCTGGAACTTTTGGTACAGTGTATCATGGAAAATGGAGGGGATCAGATGTTGCAATAAAAAGAATTAATGACAGGTGTTTTGCTGGAAAGCCCTCAGAGGAAGAACGCATG AGGGCTGATTTTTGGAATGAAGCCCACAAGCTTGCTGATCTGCACCACCCAAATGTTTTAGCATTTTATGGTGTTGTTCTGGATGGTCCTGGGGGATCTGTTGCAACTGTAACAGAATACATGGTTAATGGTTCTCTGCGACAAGCTTTGCAAGGAAATGACAG GACACTTGATCGACGTAAACGTCTTCTGATTGCAATGGATGTGGCATTTGGGATGGAATACTTGCATGGAAAAAACATTGTGCACTTCGACTTGAAAAGTGACAATTTACTTGTCAACTTGAGGGATCCTGAGCGTCCAATCTGCAAG
- the LOC120110830 gene encoding uncharacterized protein LOC120110830 isoform X1 → MDVDQNSIPKDLRSLPLNRAANPHCLASRQIFSPPSDPFPNPPPHWAPTSAPNPPSSAAAVTPPTSSPPSSSAVSAGSAEGNSYSNKKVKFLCSFGGKILLRSSDGSLRYVGGHTRIISVRKDVSFAELMSKMYEVFGGPAVVKYQLPDEDLDALISVSCPEDLVNMMEEYDKLTSASPDGSAKLRVFLFPPSESADLSANLAADDTRQGYVEAVSRVTADGGGSGSGMWRKGSVASAGSSTQNSDGTIGGEAGENANEGTSPSLLSPTVRASNVDASKSVYVGETHPAVSPDAPGLLGVNVSVPGLGVPAQNPTLVRPEQSPLAPYVPQAAYLEPHQLQYINPQQLGMMGAPQSVNLASVAMHPYAPGVSITTSPPVSQGGSLKPIQAMVEPSLERPYGRRAAQAPCDQKYKAFQPLSQLPPLPPSYLPAQNTEMYGQAVPPPLPFLALRSEDCYMCQKSLPHVHSSTLIQDCGNGSQGSTPESSPMFYSQPSEDARRQRALHSATRASGDNLVEPRAQSSAAISQLGGYGFPQIPEAQYASEKSGVQKVDNLDPMRILGNTGAIGLSGDTQASSEMLSGTPSRSHIEDRFQWWWQQQQQQSWQTLQSPQYPVKQDVITSAPGIDASAVKNGNVQAAEPVMWDYVTGHSHDYGRPIDGRMEALYLSPSKNLETNDQGKAFVHSSDAKIDGPPLAVENGCKVRPQPGENALFIGNDFVNSGFVSKGNCAKPIEHFPFTTSDATYLDNHQPAGTSQVPNIVGNHGPFPHNLGVGIEHPISNGQFLGMPAYSTGMTPAYSDNNIIPLADWKDEAIQLHSKDMPNYFAPPPIGSIPFPSLNATSHTEHVEAFQEPSSPDSLFSNQDPWKVLGGALPPRPNKVASRESLVLKDPRDENHLGKNNGSNAVALLDEGNLHRPLDSPNKDLCQEPVRLTKGSREEHIKQQLQAVAEGVAASVLQSSLPPVSGFVAHEVKESTPEFDKGEAVEDDVGSQGEVVDQKIEDIKVKQVDKINPVVQITEDIGHLQIIKNSDLEELRELGSGTFGTVYHGKWRGSDVAIKRINDRCFAGKPSEEERMRADFWNEAHKLADLHHPNVLAFYGVVLDGPGGSVATVTEYMVNGSLRQALQGNDRTLDRRKRLLIAMDVAFGMEYLHGKNIVHFDLKSDNLLVNLRDPERPICKVGDLGLSKVKCRTLISGGVRGTLPWMAPELLNGSSSCVSEKVDVFSFGIVMWELLTGEEPYADLHYGAIIGGIVSNTLRPPVPETCDPEWRKLMEQCWSAEPSERPTFTEIANRLRSMAASLSHKG, encoded by the exons ATGGACGTCGACCAAAACTCCATCCCCAAAGATCTCCGCTCCCTGCCCCTCAATCGCGCGGCCAATCCTCACTGCCTCGCCTCCCGCCAAATCTTCTCTCCCCCATCTGACCCCTTCCCCAACCCTCCTCCTCACTGGGCCCCCACCTCCGCCCCCAATCCCccatcctccgccgccgccgtcacTCCCCCTACTTCCtcacctccttcctcctccgccgTCTCCGCCGGTTCCGCTGAAGGTAACTCCTACTCCAACAAAAAGGTCAAGTTTTTATGCAGCTTCGGCGGCAAGATCCTCCTCCGATCCAGCGACGGCTCCCTCCGCTACGTCGGCGGTCACACCCGCATCATCTCCGTCCGAAAGGATGTGTCTTTCGCGGAACTCATGAGCAAGATGTACGAGGTTTTCGGCGGTCCCGCTGTTGTCAAGTACCAGCTTCCCGACGAGGATCTTGATGCCCTTATCTCCGTCTCCTGCCCCGAGGACCTTGTTAATATGATGGAGGAGTATGACAAGCTCACCTCCGCCTCGCCTGACGGCTCCGCGAAACTCCGTGTCTTCCTCTTCCCCCCGTCCGAGTCCGCGGACCTCTCTGCAAACCTCGCCGCAGATGACACCCGACAGGGGTATGTCGAGGCAGTCAGTAGGGTCACTGCCGATGGTGGTGGCAGCGGAAGCGGAATGTGGAGAAAGGGGAGTGTCGCGAGTGCTGGTTCCTCCACCCAGAATTCCGACGGCACCATTGGGGGCGAGGCTGGGGAGAACGCCAATGAAGGTACGTCGCCCTCACTTCTTTCCCCTACTGTTCGTGCATCTAATGTTGACGCTTCGAAGTCAGTATATGTGGGCGAAACCCATCCGGCCGTGTCTCCGGATGCCCCGGGGCTTCTGGGGGTTAATGTGTCAGTGCCGGGATTGGGCGTTCCTGCTCAAAATCCAACCttagttcggccggagcagtctCCTTTGGCACCGTATGTGCCGCAGGCAGCTTACTTAGAACCTCACCAACTTCAATACATAAATCCTCAGCAATTGGGAATGATGGGAGCGCCGCAATCGGTAAATTTAGCTTCTGTCGCGATGCATCCTTATGCGCCCGGTGTGTCCATCACCACATCCCCTCCGGTTTCTCAAGGTGGTAGCTTGAAACCAATCCAAGCAATGGTGGAGCCTAGCTTGGAGAGACCATATGGAAGAAGAGCTGCGCAGGCTCCCTGTGATCAGAAATATAAGGCTTTCCAGCCTTTGTCACAGCTCCCACCTTTGCCCCCTTCATACCTGCCGGCACAGAATACGGAGATGTATGGGCAGGCGGTGCCCCCTCCACTGCCGTTTCTGGCATTGAGATCAGAAGATTGCTATATGTGCCAGAAATCTCTGCCCCATGTCCATTCTAGTACACTAATACAGGACTGTGGGAATGGGTCCCAAGGAAGCACCCCTGAGAGTAGCCCAATGTTTTACAGTCAACCATCGGAGGATGCAAGGAGGCAGCGGGCTCTGCATTCAGCTACTAGAGCTTCAGGTGACAATTTGGTGGAACCCAGAGCACAGAGCTCGGCTGCCATAAGTCAGTTAGGGGGTTATGGCTTTCCTCAGATTCCTGAGGCACAATATGCCAGTGAGAAGTCAGGTGTTCAGAAGGTGGATAATCTTGATCCTATGAGAATTTTGGGTAACACTGGTGCAATTGGCTTATCAGGTGATACACAAGCATCCAGTGAAATGTTGTCGGGCACTCCTTCCCGATCTCATATTGAGGACCGTTTTCAGTGGTggtggcagcagcagcagcaacagtcATGGCAGACTTTGCAATCACCTCAGTATCCAGTCAAGCAGGATGTCATCACCAGTGCTCCTGGTATTGATGCTAGTGCTGTTAAAAATGGAAATGTTCAGGCAGCGGAACCTGTGATGTGGGACTATGTGACTGGACACTCACATGACTATGGTAGACCTATTGATGGGAGGATGGAGGCTCTTTATTTAAGTCCGTCCAAGAATTTGGAAACTAATGATCAGGGGAAAGCCTTTGTACACTCTAGTGATGCAAAAATTGATGGCCCACCACTGGCTGTAGAGAATGGTTGTAAAGTCAGACCTCAACCTGGAGAGAATGCTTTGTTTATTGGTAATGACTTCGTGAATTCTGGATTTGTTTCCAAGGGAAATTGTGCTAAACCAATTGAGCATTTTCCATTTACCACTTCGGATGCGACTTACTTGGACAATCATCAACCTGCTGGCACTAGCCAAGTGCCAAACATCGTAGGAAACCACGGGCCCTTCCCTCACAATCTTGGAGTAGGGATTGAGCATCCAATATCTAATGGACAGTTCCTTGGGATGCCTGCATACTCCACTGGTATGACCCCTGCTTACAGTGATAATAACATTATCCCTCTTGCTGATTGGAAAGATGAGGCCATTCAACTTCACTCCAAGGATATGCCCAATTACTTTGCTCCTCCTCCAATTGGTAGTATACCATTTCCATCATTGAATGCAACTAGCCACACTGAGCATgtggaagcttttcaagaaccatCTTCGCCGGATTCACTTTTCAGCAACCAGGATCCTTGGAAAGTATTAGGGGGTGCATTGCCTCCAAGACCCAACAAGGTAGCTAGTAGGGAGTCTCTTGTCCTGAAGGATCCACGCGATGAAAACCATTTGGGAAAGAACAATGGGTCAAATGCTGTTGCATTACTAGATGAAGGTAATCTTCACCGCCCACTGGATTCACCAAACAAGGACTTGTGCCAAGAACCTGTTCGACTCACAAAAG GCTCAAGAGAGGAGCACATAAAGCAACAGCTCCAAGCTGTTGCTGAGGGTGTAGCAGCATCAGTTCTCCAGTCATCTTTACCTCCTGTGTCTGGGTTCGTTGCTCATGAAGTGAAGGAATCAACACCTGAATTCGACAAAGGAGAGGCTGTTGAGGATGATGTAGGATCACAAGGAGAAGTAGTTGATCAAAAAATTGAG GACATCAAGGTCAAACAGGTGGACAAAATAAATCCTGTTGTTCAGATTACAGAGGACATCGGGCACCTGCAG ATAATAAAAAATAGTGATCTTGAAGAGCTGAGAGAACTTGGTTCTGGAACTTTTGGTACAGTGTATCATGGAAAATGGAGGGGATCAGATGTTGCAATAAAAAGAATTAATGACAGGTGTTTTGCTGGAAAGCCCTCAGAGGAAGAACGCATG AGGGCTGATTTTTGGAATGAAGCCCACAAGCTTGCTGATCTGCACCACCCAAATGTTTTAGCATTTTATGGTGTTGTTCTGGATGGTCCTGGGGGATCTGTTGCAACTGTAACAGAATACATGGTTAATGGTTCTCTGCGACAAGCTTTGCAAGGAAATGACAG GACACTTGATCGACGTAAACGTCTTCTGATTGCAATGGATGTGGCATTTGGGATGGAATACTTGCATGGAAAAAACATTGTGCACTTCGACTTGAAAAGTGACAATTTACTTGTCAACTTGAGGGATCCTGAGCGTCCAATCTGCAAG